From the Pangasianodon hypophthalmus isolate fPanHyp1 chromosome 18, fPanHyp1.pri, whole genome shotgun sequence genome, the window CAGACAGCATCATCTATTTATCACCATTCTTTAGAGCTTCTTttcttaagttttttttttttggacacctTTTTTActcctaaaaacaaataaacacacttatAATAAACAGCAGGCTGTTGGAGGGGAGTACTTAGTTAAATAAATTCAGACAAATGTGCCAGTAAACAAACGAAGGAACGAGGACAGAGCCCAGACTTGCTGACTGAACATTCCTTGAgttatgttgaaaaaaaaaaaaaaaattttcattatTTGCTCTTTTGAGAGCGTGAGAGAAGAGAGCTGTTGAAAGAAGGAAGAACCTGCACTGAACTTTATCTGGTTATAAGCTCACAATGAAAATCACTGGCCAGTTAACATAGATTTTTAAAGCCTATCATTAGTGGTGAGGGAATGTTGATCAATATCTTGTCGCTAATACGGCTCTGTGATTCTCAAAAAAATGGGAATCAGTATTTTTTGGCTTAGAATTGAGGTTATGATTCTCACTCACAATACTTTAACACACCATTTTTGTAAGGGACAataagtatatttattattcttacaCGGCTCCAGCTCCATTACTGTACCAGACAGTGGCAGATACATTTTCCTAGTGGATGTTTTGGAATAATGTCTCGTCTGAGTGAATTACTGACACATTCTTACTTACATAAGCAATATTAATGTTTGGTGAAATAATAAGTCATCgcagttttctgtttttctcccaaCAGCAACTCATAAACCGTTTCATGGATGAAAGTCGATCTTTATAAATGAGCTCTGTGAGTGTGCCATTCAAAGTTCAGGgccatttattcatccattcatttcactcattttgttgttgtttgtttagtaATAGGAAATGTAGTAATAGGAAATGTATGTTTTGCCAGACTGGATaaatgtgtttccttttttttttttttttttttttgaaaacaggtgtttggttcatttaaaaaaaaaaatcactcatgACGTTGTTTGTCTCCTTTTCCTTCTGTAGACTCACAGCACACACGAGGTCACTTGGAGTAACATCTATGGTcaataataactgaaattaAGGAGGAATAGTGGCACTCTGATTAATACAATTGTTGCCCGAGTACACATGTTGCAGAATTGATACTGTTCTTCAGTTGAATTGCATTGAAACGAATCAAGAACGCAGttttaattgtgatttttttgtgcaGTCTTAGTTGCTAAATATCATTTGTTTGGTTACTCAAACTACAGTATTGATGTATTGCCTGAGTGATGTATTGCCTTGGTGATGGATTTGCCTGAGTACACTGCATTCCTagcattcacactagcaagtgacaagcCGCTCATGTTCATTGTCGTTTGTCTCTTGTTGGCTTGTAGTAACCGCTACTGTTGTCACTTATGGGCGTGAACTGTctagcagattagcaaagcaacaTTTCtactacttccttccaagctgcttttttctttgtaatgtctctatataCATTTCATGAGAGGTCATCTTCCACTTTATTAAACCTGAACAACCCGCACATGGCAGCAgcagtgcaaaaaaatcatgcagatacaagtcaagagcttcagtgaatgttcacatcaaacatcagaatggggaaaatatgtccagtttgggtgagtctgtgtctATGATTGCAGATCCtctgcttactggatgttttttgtttttcgcacctgTGTGaaaaaattctgtgtaaactctagaaactgtttgtgtgtgaaaatctcaggagatcagcagtttctgaaatactcaaaccagcccatctggtaccaacatgccacaagtcacagagatcattacctgaagctcttgacctgtacctgcatgttttttttttgcattgcactgctgccacatgattggctgattagatacctGCAAGAAtgtgcaggtatacaggtgttcctaataaagtggatggtacataacaggataagatgaaaccactgTAAGTGttcttccattttttccatcacacagtaaatgggaactaattgcatgGAACTAGGAAGAAATTAGGGGTAGGAACTAAATTTGTGAGTGGGAAACAGAAGAATCATCAGACTACACATGTCATaggattggtccaaggaatcatttgagccagttgtttggatttgttacTGTACTGCATCAtacttaatttgcatttaaaatttcAAGTCAAATGTAGCTTGTCGCTGTTGCTAAAATTGCGGCTCTGTATTGCACatgtaaatacaaaatgaatgaTTGTCAGTCGTTTTATCGCTTGTTAGTGTGAACTTTAAATATCTAGTCTAATTAATGAGATGAAGAGTACATGTGTACACGTTAATAAATGTCAGATAACTGCAGATTTTTGTGCTGTGGCTGAGGTTTTTTCGCAGTAAAATTGTGCCAAATCTAGTCTCCCTTGTTGAAATGAGAATAGACAGACTAATGATGAGgtcttggtgtgtgtatgtgcttgctCTGTTTTGCTAAATTTGTGGTAAGCAAAAAGACCCAAAAATTCTAATATTATGGAGCCATGGGAAACTATGTCTGAAGAAGTTTCAGTGTTCTAACTTCTTAAGTAGACACAGATTTGCTTCAATGTACCTCTTCCAAAAGACCTTTCACCTGAAATATTTATCCACCTGAGAGTCCATATGCATATCATATGGagaatattacataatattagtGAATTTAGGCCTCATGCTTGTCCATATAATCACATTCTTTCGAATATGAAGACAAAATCTGGCTCTGGCTGGATCAGCATGCTCTAAGAAATAATATATTGCTTTTTCCCTGAGTCTCAAGTACTAACACATGTCAGTGGGGTGGAGGGATAGAGCTTAAAGTAGAGAGAAAGCCAGAGAGTCTTTTGTGAGAAATGTTTATGAGAAGCCTGCCTCATCACAGACCATATGCAACTTACAATCATTGAAAATGTTGATGGTTGAGTTAAAAGGGGATATATTTTTCCAACTCAGATCTTATTTTGGTTTTATAGTGGTTTTTGCACAGAAAGTGTGCAAAGAACATGTCAGCCAATGACTAAAGATAAAAGCACCAACCAGCACAGCTTGTCTCCTTTCTCCAGTCAAGAGAGCTCTGCAATAATCTGGGTGTCTGCTATCCAGAAGCATGCTTCAAGATGCCAGCATGCTGAGAGAGATACGTTTGCAGATAAAAGGATGGCTGCTGCCGATTTATACACATCTGCAGAGCATTGGACTTGCTCTCACTGGATGCCATGCTCTGCAGACAGCCAGCAAAGGCAACAGTAGTAAAGGTCTTATGTAAGTTTGGTCTGGCTTCAGTTTCTGCTTCTGCTTCCTCTTGTCACTTTTTCCAAAGCTAATTTACAACCGCAGTGGAATGGTTAATATAATGGTAGACAGTTGGCATCACATGtagccaaatgttttttttcttctttgactttccacaacattttaTGAAACCCATTTTgttgcaaacattttttttttcacaagagAAGAGCTAAGCAATGTTCAATGTTCGGAAATGTTCATAGGTGGCGTAATGCTTTGAATGTcttggtgtttgtgttgctgCTGCACAAtcgtttatttgttttaaagggTAGTTCAGAATGATTGGGTAATTGaggtgtgtgggggtgtgtaaACCGCACAGGTATATATATTTAGCAAAATCTACTGCAAGCCTTTGCACCCCTAGCACCTCTACAGGAGCGTTAGCTGCACCTGAATCTCGTTACACGCTAGACCCGACATGCCACGGCGCACAGACCACTGACATTTTGCAAGCTGTCTGACTGCTGTTTTCCATCATTCTAGGGCCACTGTAGTTTAGCTGAGCCAGTTTTCTCATTCTTTATTtccctcctctctttcttctttactctatccctccctctctcttgccCTCCCTCTATCATCCTCTCCAGAGACCTTGggccacacacacctctgcctGCAgcctgaaacagagagagagagaataaggtaAGTCAGATCCTACCTGTTATAGACAAAGGGTTCTTCTGAAAAGTTAGCGATTGTGCTGTGTTTTTGGTAATATCTTTTGACTTTCCGTTTGGAGTAGGTTCAAAGCGAGGTCTGTTTCAGTGTATTTGAGAGGTCTGACTGATGCAGATTTTAGGATCGAGGAGGAGATTAAACTGTCTAGATCGATTATGTGTACGCATGCACTGCATGATTATATTAGCTTTAAATGTCATTTAGCAGTTTCTATAAAGATTTGCTGAGTTTGCATCTTCAAACATTACAGTAATGTGTCCAAGTATTTGTCTGCTTAGTTGAATTTCTAAACTCAAGACATACGATAGATGAAGCTATTGTTTTAcgtaaactttttatatattgGTAGGATGTCTAGTTGAGGtacttaatttattttcttattgttGCTTTTGGGATTTGAATCCTACCTGTAATGGTTTACACTAAAAAAGAACAGGGGGTGCTTTAGGGGGTGTATTCGGTTGAGGAGGGGCAAGCAGGGTGGGATCATGATTGCAGTTTAAGTAAGCCATAATGAGGAATAAACTTGGATTTGTGTATATGGGGCGTCTACTTAAATGCAGTTGCGGCCTGATTTGTTGAAATGCCAAAAGACTTTCCACAAACTCACAAAGATTTTGAGTTTATAGATATTATACAATctttgtgttaatatttatatctaggTAGAATACATCTTTTTAAAGATTAGAATTTGACTCTGTAtctttttgcttatttgtttcCACCAGATTTTCCACAGTGTTTGTAACTGCTGTGAAACCATGTTCCCTCTTCGATCTGTCCTCTTGGCTGGCCTTGTCAGTCTGTGCATCTGTCAGTACTATGACTATGACTACGAGCCTGCTGCACAGTCTATGCCATCCTCACCCAATTGCGCTCAGGAATGCAACTGCCCCATCAACTTCCCCACTGCCATGTACTGTGATGACCGCAACCTGAAGTATATCCCATTTGTCCCAACAGGAATCAAATACCTCTACCTGCAGAACAACCTTCTCCAGGAGATCAAGGCAGGTGTTTTTGACAATGTCACTGACTTGCGCTGGCTTGTCCTTGACCACAATAACATCACCAGTGACAAGATTCAGTCAGGGACCATTGACAAGTTGGGCAAACTGGAGAAGCTCCTCTTCAGCTACAACAAGCTGAGTAAACCTCCTGGCCTTAGCACCAAGTCCCTGGATGAAGTGAAGTTCATTGGCAACCAGCTTACTTCAATTCCCTCAGGTTTGCTGTCTGGCATGGAGAACCTCACTACTATCCACCTGGCCAAGAACAAACTGACCACGGAAGGCATCGCCGGGGCCTTCAAAGGACTGAAGTCATTGATGCTTCTGGACTTAAGTGAGAACAAACTAAGAAAGCTCCCAGCAGGCGTCCCCGCTTCCCTGCTGATGCTGTATGCTGACAACAACGATATTGAAACCATCCCCAGTGGCTATCTGGCCAAACTGCCTGAACTGCAGTACCTGCGTCTGTCTCACAACAAGCTTGCAGACTCGGGTATTCCAGCAGGCGTGTTCAATGTTACTTCTCTCCTGGAGCTGGACCTGTCCTTCAACAAGCTCAAGTCCATCCCTGAGATCAATGAAGCACTTGAGCACTTGTACCTGCAAGTCAATCAAATTAACAGTGAGTGCTTATGCTCTTcaaatttttctttctgtacCACTGTGTAGTCATCACTGTCTgacttgtgggtttttttttttccagaatttgaCCTGCCCAACATCTGCAAGATTGTCTCCCCTGTAAACTACTCCAGACTGAAGTCTCTGCGCCTGGATGGAAACAATCTCACCCACAGAAGCATGCCTGATGAGGCATCCAGCTGTCTCCGTCAGGCTTCTGAGATCATTTTTGACTAGTTTTCCACTCCCTGTCAACTTTGACCAGCTCCTTTCAAAGATCTATTCAACCATCAGATTTACACTTTAAATATAGTTACTGAGGGTAACTTTCCCTCACAAATAGTGATAGAACGCCATAATCATTATGTCAATATAGCCCCAAATAACCAATTAACTCTTGGTTATTTGTTTAAGGAGATCTGTACATTGGAAAAATGTAATACCACCCAAAGTACACTGAGATCTATATATTAAATCTTGAAGTATACATTCTTGGCACATTCCAGTATACGGTATGAGGCACACATGTATTATGAATGTTATGTATGAGTAGTGCTTTAATACAAACCATGCTTGAACACCTTTAATTTTTGATCCTATCAGtcacttcaaacattcatgtaTCTAATATTTATATGGATCAAATTGAAGCACAGATCCTCATTTGCTCTTATGCTTTTGTATAGATTGTCTAAATGCTGGCACCGACACTCTATATTTACTGTACACATGATAATAAGCCTTCAGGAATTAGCTTTATAAATGTCGTTTTAGTAATCTCTGATGAGCTATATCTGTATACTATCTCTTTTCTGTTTAGAATTTTATATCAGTTTAGCTAAAGATGGCATCAGCTATATTACTCTAGGTTTCATGTAGCTAGAAAAAGAGGAAAGCGAAGCATTGCTAAAAAGTGTCTTGCATTACTCAAATATTTagatttccttttcttttcagagTGTGGTCATTAGTTAAATCTACTAAGGTGTAACTTGCAAGTATTATAGATTTAAACTGTGAAGAACTGCTATATATTGTAATGAAACTAACATTTGAATTACCCAGTAACAGCTTGCTGCTCCATAAACTGCCAAGATTTATGCAATAT encodes:
- the lum gene encoding lumican, which codes for MFPLRSVLLAGLVSLCICQYYDYDYEPAAQSMPSSPNCAQECNCPINFPTAMYCDDRNLKYIPFVPTGIKYLYLQNNLLQEIKAGVFDNVTDLRWLVLDHNNITSDKIQSGTIDKLGKLEKLLFSYNKLSKPPGLSTKSLDEVKFIGNQLTSIPSGLLSGMENLTTIHLAKNKLTTEGIAGAFKGLKSLMLLDLSENKLRKLPAGVPASLLMLYADNNDIETIPSGYLAKLPELQYLRLSHNKLADSGIPAGVFNVTSLLELDLSFNKLKSIPEINEALEHLYLQVNQINKFDLPNICKIVSPVNYSRLKSLRLDGNNLTHRSMPDEASSCLRQASEIIFD